From [Clostridium] symbiosum, a single genomic window includes:
- a CDS encoding DUF6282 family protein: MEQSFFISDLYRQKAKELIKGGYDLHTHTEPSAFHRALDDFELIQEAADAGMAGVMIKAHYGCTASRAALVNLHSHCSAKAYGGLVLNHPVGGLNPYAVENSLKMGAVIIWMPTRDSENCLKYGDMPGDFFSRPGITIFDENGKLKKEIFEIFEIVKKYGAYLATGHLNSEESYALCKEGRRYGVNMILTHPEWDRTQSTGAVQKELADTGVLIEKNWLNIAEGSVSVQRMASNIKEAGTGRVYLATDRGQSGFEHPVEGMLRFIETLLGEGFTGQEIKTMLCTVPGYIVNRTAR; encoded by the coding sequence ATGGAACAATCATTCTTTATTTCAGATTTATATCGTCAAAAAGCAAAAGAACTTATTAAAGGCGGCTATGATCTTCACACTCATACCGAACCCTCAGCCTTTCACCGGGCTCTGGATGATTTTGAGTTGATACAGGAGGCCGCAGATGCCGGAATGGCCGGCGTCATGATAAAAGCCCATTACGGCTGCACGGCATCGCGGGCAGCACTGGTAAATCTTCACAGTCACTGTTCAGCCAAAGCATACGGCGGACTTGTCCTGAATCATCCGGTCGGCGGACTGAACCCCTATGCGGTTGAAAACTCATTGAAAATGGGGGCTGTAATCATCTGGATGCCTACCAGAGATTCAGAAAACTGCCTGAAATATGGAGATATGCCGGGAGATTTTTTCTCACGCCCCGGAATTACAATTTTTGATGAAAACGGGAAACTAAAGAAAGAAATTTTTGAGATTTTCGAGATTGTTAAAAAATATGGCGCTTACCTTGCAACTGGCCATCTGAATTCAGAGGAATCCTATGCATTATGTAAAGAGGGGCGCCGGTACGGTGTCAATATGATATTGACGCACCCTGAATGGGACCGCACCCAGTCCACCGGAGCCGTTCAGAAAGAGCTGGCCGATACCGGTGTGCTGATTGAAAAAAACTGGCTCAATATCGCCGAAGGCTCCGTCTCCGTTCAAAGGATGGCATCCAATATAAAAGAGGCAGGCACCGGCCGCGTCTATCTGGCAACCGATCGCGGACAGTCCGGCTTCGAACATCCCGTTGAGGGAATGCTGCGCTTTATTGAAACACTGCTGGGCGAAGGTTTTACCGGACAGGAGATTAAAACCATGCTCTGCACTGTCCCCGGATATATTGTAAACAGGACTGCCCGCTGA